The following proteins are co-located in the Parafannyhessea umbonata genome:
- a CDS encoding macro domain-containing protein — MPLTLVRQDITRMRVDALVSPTDEGLSADGGASAAIFRAAGARRMEAACHKAGRVECGKAIATPGFDLPARWVIHTVGPHWPEGSVDAGWRTHLRSLLARCYQNSLDVAASHGANSVAFPLISSGAFGYPRGMAIADAITAIRSWFDAVPDGRADIEVYLVLFDRESTREARALDLGLEEYIDQRYVDEAERRDPRRRPKRECRWHADATTDDESFSPGGVPPEALEESAPVTEEPEAVAEPAVAVEEPDYRGAACLGGGAVFGDELDDLLANLDASFSETLLSMIDARGMTDAQVYGRANLTRQYFSKLRSGRLNPSKRVILALAVALELDLDQTQTLLARAGYALAHNSKFDVIVEYFISHRVYDVDRINYELFCHGQQLLGVA; from the coding sequence ATGCCGCTCACGCTGGTTCGCCAAGACATAACCCGCATGCGGGTCGATGCCCTCGTCAGCCCCACTGACGAGGGCCTCTCTGCAGACGGAGGGGCGTCTGCCGCGATCTTTCGTGCCGCCGGTGCCCGCCGCATGGAGGCGGCATGTCACAAGGCCGGCCGTGTAGAATGTGGCAAAGCAATCGCGACCCCCGGCTTCGACCTGCCTGCGCGGTGGGTCATACACACGGTGGGCCCGCACTGGCCGGAAGGCTCCGTCGATGCCGGTTGGCGGACGCACCTTAGATCGCTGCTCGCGCGGTGCTACCAAAACTCGCTCGACGTGGCGGCTTCGCATGGCGCGAACTCCGTTGCGTTCCCGCTGATCTCTTCCGGCGCCTTCGGCTACCCAAGAGGAATGGCGATTGCGGACGCAATCACTGCGATTCGCTCGTGGTTTGACGCGGTGCCGGATGGTCGCGCAGACATAGAGGTCTACCTCGTGCTCTTCGACCGCGAGTCCACGCGCGAGGCCCGAGCGCTCGACCTAGGGCTCGAGGAGTACATCGACCAGCGCTACGTGGACGAGGCCGAGCGTCGCGATCCCAGGCGCCGGCCCAAACGCGAGTGCCGCTGGCATGCGGATGCGACTACGGATGACGAGTCCTTCTCGCCCGGAGGGGTGCCGCCCGAGGCGCTTGAGGAATCTGCGCCGGTGACCGAGGAGCCCGAGGCAGTGGCCGAGCCCGCGGTGGCGGTTGAGGAACCGGACTACAGGGGCGCGGCATGCCTGGGCGGCGGCGCCGTCTTCGGGGACGAGCTGGACGACCTGCTGGCGAACCTCGACGCGTCGTTCAGCGAGACGCTGCTTTCCATGATCGACGCGCGCGGGATGACGGACGCGCAGGTGTACGGCCGCGCGAACCTGACGCGCCAGTATTTCAGCAAGTTGCGATCCGGCAGGCTGAATCCCAGCAAGCGCGTGATCCTAGCGCTCGCCGTGGCGCTGGAGCTCGACCTTGACCAGACGCAGACGCTTCTGGCGCGTGCCGGCTATGCGCTCGCTCACAACAGCAAGTTTGACGTGATAGTTGAGTACTTTATATCGCATCGTGTGTATGACGTCGATCGCATCAACTACGAGCTCTTCTGCCATGGCCAGCAGCTGCTGGGCGTGGCATGA
- a CDS encoding lactate utilization protein has translation MDQNLTKRNELLAQTVIKGLGRRNITAEYAATREEALQEALAFIGEGSTVTMGGCTSAREIGLTDALGAGNYNFIDRDKMKDKRAAMLAAYDADVFVASANAITNDGVIVNIDGNSNRVSAIAQGPRHVLFIVGMNKVCGDLDGAIKRARNVAAPINAQRFNLNTPCCKTGACANCKSGDTICCNFLITRFNHHPGRMHVILVNDSLGF, from the coding sequence ATGGATCAGAACCTCACCAAGCGCAACGAGCTCTTGGCCCAGACCGTCATCAAGGGCCTTGGCCGAAGGAACATCACCGCGGAGTATGCGGCCACCAGGGAGGAGGCGCTCCAGGAGGCGCTCGCGTTCATCGGCGAGGGCTCGACCGTCACCATGGGCGGCTGCACCAGCGCGCGCGAGATCGGCCTGACCGATGCCCTGGGCGCCGGCAACTACAACTTTATCGACCGTGACAAGATGAAGGACAAGCGCGCCGCCATGCTTGCGGCATATGACGCGGACGTGTTCGTCGCAAGCGCGAATGCCATCACGAACGACGGCGTGATCGTGAACATCGACGGCAACTCCAACCGCGTGAGCGCCATCGCGCAGGGCCCGCGCCACGTGCTCTTCATCGTGGGCATGAACAAGGTGTGCGGCGACCTGGACGGCGCCATCAAGCGTGCACGCAACGTAGCCGCGCCGATCAACGCGCAGCGCTTCAACCTGAACACGCCGTGCTGCAAGACCGGCGCGTGCGCCAACTGCAAGTCCGGGGACACCATCTGCTGCAACTTCCTCATCACGCGCTTCAACCATCACCCTGGCCGCATGCACGTGATCCTGGTGAACGACAGCCTGGGCTTCTAG